From the Nitrospirota bacterium genome, the window AGGCGCAACAACAAGGACAGGGCTTCTTACATCCCCCTTAAGAGACAGATTCGGCGTGATAAACAGGCTTGGATTTTATGGGCACTCTGAACTTAAAAAAATCGTGCTGAGGTCTTCAGGGATTATCGGCATAGAGATTAAGGATGATGCCGCACTTGAGATTGCACTGCGCTCAAGAGGCACTCCAAGGATTGCAAACAGGCTTTTAAGAAGGATAAGGGATTTTGCGCAGGTGAAAGGAGACGGCGCAATTGATATGAAGATAACAAAGGACTCTCTTCTTGCCCTTGATGTTGATGAAAAGGGCCTTGATGACATAGACAGGAAACTCCTCTCTACAATTATAGAGAAATTCAGCGGCGGGCCGGTTGGCGTGGATACTCTTTCGGCGGCATTGAGAGAGGATAAAGAGACAATAGAGGATGTCTATGAGCCGTATCTCCTGCAGGAAGGGTTCCTTGAAAGAACTCCGAGAGGCAGATTTGCCACAAAGCATGCATACCAGCATCTCGGGATAAACATACCTAAGGGGCTTTTTTAAGAAGCAACTCCCCAATGAGAAAGGAAATCGGATGAAGATAGCAGTTACCGGACTTGCGAATTCAGGAAAGACGACAATCTTTAATGCCCTGACAGGCTTAAACCTTGAGACGACAATTTATCCCACTATTACGGCAGAGCCTCATCTCGGTGTTGTAAAAGTTCCTGATTCAAGGATTGAAAAACTGGCAGCGATTTATAAGCCGAAGAAAACTACATACGCGGCAGTAGAATATGTTGATTATATAGGCATTACAAAAGGCGATATTGAGCAGAACAAAAAGGTATCTGACCTCATAAAGGACGTTGACGCCATAGTCCATGTCATCAGGGGCTTTGAGGACGAATCCATAGTGCATCCGCTGGGGAATGTAAATCCTGCCCGCGATGCTGAGACTGTAGAGCTTGAGATGATTTTCGGAGATTTGGAACTTGTTGAAAAACGGCTTGAAAGGATGGAGCAGGGACAAAAAAGAGGCAAGAAGCCGGATGAAACAGAAAAGAAGATTCTTTTAAAGTGTAAAGAGGTTCTTGAAAAGGAGACGCCTCTCAGAGATATTGAATTCTCAGAGGAAGAACAAAAGACAATGAGGAATCTCCAGTTCATGTCAATAAAGCCTGTGGTTATTGTTTTAAATGTTTCGGAAAAAGATTTAAACTCTGAAAAAACTGCCGGAACAACTTCCGAACTTCAGAAATTCTTCAAAGGCAAACAGGTAAAAGTATTAAACCTCTGCGGCAAGATTGAGATGGAGATTGCGCAGTTGTCTCCGGAAGAGGCAAGTGCATTTCTTGATGACCTCGGTATCCATGAGCCTGCCTTGAACAGATTAATCCATGTCTCGTACGACCTCCTCGGCCTTATATCATTCCTTACAGTAGGAGAGGATGAGGTCAGGGCCTGGACGATAAAGAAAGGCACAGATGCGCAGAAGGCGGCAGGAAAGATTCATTCTGACATTGAGCGCGGATTCATAAGGGCGGAGGTTGTATCATTTGATGATTTCATATCACACGGCAGCATGTCTGCCGCGCGTGACAAAGGACTGCTGAGACTTGAAGGTAAAACTTACGAAGTAAAAGACGGGGATATAATCAATTTCAGATTTAATGTGTGACTACCACTCTGTTCTGTAATTCGGCGCTTCACGCGTGATGATAACGTCGTGGACGTGGCTTTCTCTGAGGCCTGCATTTGTAATTCTGAGGAACTTTGCCTTTTGCCTTAATTCATTCAGACTTTTGCATCCACAATAGCCCATTCCCGAACGGAGCCCGCCCATTAACTGATGCACGCTCTGTGAGAGAGGGCCTTTATTTGGAACTCTTCCTTCAACTCCTTCAGGAACGAGTTTTTTACTTTCAACTCCTGCCTGCTGGTATCTGTCCTTTGAGCCCTGCTCCATTGCGCCCAAAGAACCCATGCCCCTGTAAACTTTATAGCTTCTTCCCTGATAGAGGATTGTTTCGCCCGGTGATTCATCTGTCCCGGCAAAAAGACCGCCTATCATAACAGACTGCGCTCCTGCTGCAAGAGCCTTTGTTATATCTCCTGAATATTTTACGCCTCCGTCTGCAATGATGGGGACTCCGTATTTTTTTGCTATTGAATAGCAGTTAATTATAGCTGTAATCTGCGGAACTCCTGCACCTGCAACAATCCTCGTTGTGCAGATAGAGCCGGGGCCTATTCCAACCTTGATTGCATCAGCGCCTGCTTTTATTAAATCCAGCGTCCCTTCCTGAGTCCCGACATTTCCGGCAATGACTTCTATTCCGAATTTTTTCTTAACCTTCTTTAAGACCTCTATGACTGATTTTGTATGGCCGTGGGCTGTATCTATTGCAATCACATCTACGCCTGCCTTTACAAGAAGGCTTGCCCTGAAAATGGCATCCTCTCCTACGCCGATTGCTCCGCCAACCCTTAATCTTCCTAACTTATCCTTGCATGCATGAGGATACTTTCTTCTCTTCTCGATGTCTTTGATTGTTATAAGGCCTTTCAGGTTGAAATCTTTATCAACAATCGGCAGCTTCTCTATTTTGTATTTGTGGAGAAGCTCCTTTGCTTTCTCAAGGTTTGTTCCTATAGATGCTGTTATCAGATTTTTCTTTGTCATAACGTCAGAGACCTTTTTGCTAAACCCGGTCTCAAATTTTAAGTCCCTGTTTGTGAGTATCCCAACGAGTTTTCCTTTTACTGTAACAGGCACGCCTGATATCCTATATTTCTCCATCAGAGCCATTGCCTCTGAGATTGGCTCGTCAGGCGAGATTGTCACAGGGTCTATTATCATGCCGCTCTCTGATTTCTTTACCCTGTCCACTTCTGACGCCTGCCTCTGCGCAGACATGGCCCTGTGGATTATTCCGATTCCGCCTTCGCGCGCAATTGATATTGCAAGCTCTGATTCCGTGACCGTATCCATGGCAGCGCTGAGCAGGGGGATATTTATTTTTATCTTCTTTGTAAGGCTGGTAGATATGTCAGCGTCCATTGGAAGGATATCTGATTTCGCGGGTATAAGAAGCACGTCATCAAATGTTAAGCCTACAGGTATTTTCTGTTCTATCATCATATCTTGCCTCTGAAAAATTTCATACATTCTACCATTTCTGAGTGAAACAAGGCAATCAGGATATATTCCGATGCTAAAAAATAATGCGGGAGCAGAAAGAATAAAAAGGCAGGCAAA encodes:
- the ychF gene encoding redox-regulated ATPase YchF; the encoded protein is MKIAVTGLANSGKTTIFNALTGLNLETTIYPTITAEPHLGVVKVPDSRIEKLAAIYKPKKTTYAAVEYVDYIGITKGDIEQNKKVSDLIKDVDAIVHVIRGFEDESIVHPLGNVNPARDAETVELEMIFGDLELVEKRLERMEQGQKRGKKPDETEKKILLKCKEVLEKETPLRDIEFSEEEQKTMRNLQFMSIKPVVIVLNVSEKDLNSEKTAGTTSELQKFFKGKQVKVLNLCGKIEMEIAQLSPEEASAFLDDLGIHEPALNRLIHVSYDLLGLISFLTVGEDEVRAWTIKKGTDAQKAAGKIHSDIERGFIRAEVVSFDDFISHGSMSAARDKGLLRLEGKTYEVKDGDIINFRFNV
- the guaB gene encoding IMP dehydrogenase, with protein sequence MIEQKIPVGLTFDDVLLIPAKSDILPMDADISTSLTKKIKINIPLLSAAMDTVTESELAISIAREGGIGIIHRAMSAQRQASEVDRVKKSESGMIIDPVTISPDEPISEAMALMEKYRISGVPVTVKGKLVGILTNRDLKFETGFSKKVSDVMTKKNLITASIGTNLEKAKELLHKYKIEKLPIVDKDFNLKGLITIKDIEKRRKYPHACKDKLGRLRVGGAIGVGEDAIFRASLLVKAGVDVIAIDTAHGHTKSVIEVLKKVKKKFGIEVIAGNVGTQEGTLDLIKAGADAIKVGIGPGSICTTRIVAGAGVPQITAIINCYSIAKKYGVPIIADGGVKYSGDITKALAAGAQSVMIGGLFAGTDESPGETILYQGRSYKVYRGMGSLGAMEQGSKDRYQQAGVESKKLVPEGVEGRVPNKGPLSQSVHQLMGGLRSGMGYCGCKSLNELRQKAKFLRITNAGLRESHVHDVIITREAPNYRTEW
- the ruvB gene encoding Holliday junction branch migration DNA helicase RuvB, translated to MIRKDDSPQRVPTSRDNPERTLNPVIKEEDLTYELNLRPKTFNDFVGQEKIKENLGVFITAARQRNEPLDHVLFCGPPGLGKTTLATIIANELKVNIRSTSGPVLERQGDLAAILTNLSDFDILFIDEIHRLPRIVEEVLYPAMEDYQLDIIIGQGPNARTLKLSLPKFTLIGATTRTGLLTSPLRDRFGVINRLGFYGHSELKKIVLRSSGIIGIEIKDDAALEIALRSRGTPRIANRLLRRIRDFAQVKGDGAIDMKITKDSLLALDVDEKGLDDIDRKLLSTIIEKFSGGPVGVDTLSAALREDKETIEDVYEPYLLQEGFLERTPRGRFATKHAYQHLGINIPKGLF